Part of the Sulfurovum sp. TSL6 genome, AACAATGTAGGGCCTGCAGTGGGTTCAAAAGCACTTACCATGGGTGGTGCCATAATTATTGCAGCCATTTTTGAGGCAAGTGGTGCATTTATAGCAGGTGGAGATGTGGTTAAAACCATTAAAAAAGGTATTATTGATATCAGTGCATTCGGTGGTAATGCTGATCCATTTATTTGGGCGATGATGTCAGCACTTTTAGCTGCTGCACTATGGCTGAACTTTGCCACAATGATGAAAGCTCCGGTATCAACCACCCACTCAATCGTAGGGGGTGTCATGGGTGCCGGTATCGCTGCGGCAGGATTCACCATTGTCTCGTGGAGTACTATGGGCAAAATTGCAGCTTCATGGATTATCTCACCGCTTCTTGGAGGAGTTATTGCAGCAATATTTTTATATGCTATTAAAAAAACGATCATATTTCAAAACGATAAAGTTGCAGCAGCCAGGAAATGGGTACCGATCTTTGTAGCCATTATGTCTTGGGCATTTGTGACCTATTTAACCATTAAAGGCCTCAAAAAGATATGGCCTTCGATTGTAGATGTTTTGGTATTTCTTCCCGATGAGAAAAAACCTTCTTTTCTCATAGCATCTGTTTTTGGACTTATTGTGGCTGGCGCAGTCTATATTATATTGAAAAAAACGGTTGCTAACAGAGCAACAAATCTTCATAACACCAGAGATTCTATTAATTTATTATTTACTGTACCACTTATTTTTGCAGCAGCGCTTTTAAGTTTTGCCCATGGTGCAAACGATGTTGCAAATGCTATTGGTCCATTGGCAGCGATCAATGATGCAGTGATAACCGGAGGGATTTCGGCTCAAGCAGGTATACCTATATGGGTTATGTCTGTTGGAGCGCTTGGTATTGCTCTTGGTCTTGCTCTTTATGGACCAAAACTGATCAGGACAGTGGGTAGTGAAATAACAGAATTAGACCAAATGAGAGCATTCTCAGTAGCAATTGCAGCTGCAATTACGGTTATTATCGCTTCTCAGTTAGGTCTTCCTGTATCTTCAACACATATTGCACTCGGTGGTATCTTTGGAGTAGGTTTTTTAAGAGAATATCTTGCAACTACTGGACCAAAAGAGATTCTAGTAAAACAACAGACCAATATTGAAGATGAAAAAAGAGTCTTAAAAGCATACAGCAGTGAACTCAAAAGATTAGAGGACAAAGCAGATAAAACAAAAGCAGATTATGAAAGAATTGTTGATCTATATAAAGCCATTGATCATGAAGAAGATAAGATTAAAAGGACAAAAAAACATATAAAAAGTATAGAAAAAGTCAAATATGTCAAAAGAGATGCCATTAAAAAAATTATTGCTGCCTGGGTTATAACAGTACCTGCCTCTGCAGTGCTTTCAGCAGCAATATTTTTCATGATTAAAGGAATTGTACTTTAATAGTGACTAGCCAATTCAACATACTATTAACTCTCATAATAACACTATTGTTATGGGGAGCTTTAGTTCTCTTGGGGACAGGGTCTCTCTACCCAACTGACAAAGAATAAAAAAATTTACAAGGTATAAATATGTTAGAAAACAAAACAGTAGAAATAGATGGCAACACAATCTCACTAGATGAGTTAATCAATACATACAGAGAAGCAAAGTCAGAAAAAAAATCTGAAATAAAAAGAAGAAATGAACAGGAATTAAAACCCTATCAAGCTGAACTCATCAAACTTCAGAGACATCTTGAAGATACGAACCAGAAAATGATCATACTTTTTGAAGGCCGTGATGCTGCAGGTAAAGGCGGAACGATCAGAAGAGTCACACGTTATATGAATGAAAAACACTACCGTGTCGTTGCACTGGGTAAACCAACGGAAGAACAAAGAACACAGTGGTATTACCAAAAGTATATTTCACATTTTCCTAGAGGCGGAGAGATAGTACTCTTTGATAGAAGTTGGTATAACAGAGCCATGGTTGAATCTGTTTTTGGTTTTTGTACAAAAAAAGAATATGATGATTTTATGAAGGGTGTTAAAGGCTTCGAAAAAGATCTTACAAGACAAGGGGTTATACTTATCAAACTTTATTTTTCTGTAACCAAAGATGAACAGGCAAGACGATTTGAGCGTAGAAAAACCGATCCACTTCGACAATGGAAACTTAGTGAAATCGATGTACAGGCACAAGACAGATGGGATGATTTTACTGAGACAAAATATGATATGATCAAACAGACACACTCTCACAATGCACCCTGGACCATTATACGGTCAAATGATAAGCATCAGGCAAGACTTGAAGCACTCAAAGTGATCGTAAATTCAATCAACTATGAAAGCAGAGATGTAAATCTTGATTATACGCTTAATCCTGATATCGTTATATCCGGTGCGAGAGAGATCGAGATCATGGATGCACAAAGAACAAGCAGCGGTAAATTTATAGGCTAATATAAAATAAAGGGACCATATGGAAAAGATAAAAAAGAATAAAAGTAAGTCAATAACTAAAAAGAATGCTGATAAAGTTCAAATTTGGGTCAAGAAAGAAACTTTAGCCTACGAGAAAGAATTAAAAAAACTTCAAGTTGAACTCCTGAAATTTCAAAACCATGTAAAAGATAAAGGGCTTAAGATCTTGATGATTTTTGAGGGCAGAGATGCTGCTGGAAAAGGTGGTACGATAAAAAGAATCACTGAACACTTAAATCCCAGGGGCGCAAGAGTAGTTGCTCTTGAGAAACCTAGCAACATTGAAACTTCACAATGGTACTTTCAAAGATATGTTAAGCACCTTCCAAGTGCTGGCGAGATTGTTTTTTTTGATAGAAGTTGGTATAACAGAGCAATGGTTGAACCTGTCATGGATTTTTGTAGTGAAAGACAGCATCACAAGTTCTTAAGAGATGTGCCAGGGTTCGAGCAAATGATCGTGGATGAAGATATTCAGATATTTAAATTTTATTTTTCTGTATCAAAAGAAGAGCAAGCGAGAAGATTTAAAGCCAGAGAGACAGATCCTCTAAAACAATATAAATTTTCATCTGTAGATGAGAAGTCACAAGAATTATGGAATGAATATTCACTGGCTAAATATATGATGCTGAGTGCTACACATACAGAAGCAGCACCTTGGACCATTGTTAAGAGTGACAATAAGAAAAAAGCCAGAATAAATTGTATAAAACATATCTTGAATTTTGTTGATTATCCAGATAAGATCGATAAGAAAGATATCAAAGTAGACTGTGACATCATTGTCTATGGAAGTGATGAAGCGATATCAATGGAAAGAGCGTTTAAGTTCTCACACAATAAATAAAATGACATTCATCACAAACAACTCATGGTGCAAGATCATCCTTCTCATACTTAAAAAGCCATTTGAGTATAAATGGCGGTGCAATAGTTGTTACAATGATCACAAAGATCAAAACGGCATAAATTTCATTATCCAGTATATTG contains:
- a CDS encoding inorganic phosphate transporter translates to MIQMAKKMEKEAIKSSGIDFIRLGFALFFLVAVLTYSFLSSGSIPNNMFLAIAALFGAYMAMNIGANDVANNVGPAVGSKALTMGGAIIIAAIFEASGAFIAGGDVVKTIKKGIIDISAFGGNADPFIWAMMSALLAAALWLNFATMMKAPVSTTHSIVGGVMGAGIAAAGFTIVSWSTMGKIAASWIISPLLGGVIAAIFLYAIKKTIIFQNDKVAAARKWVPIFVAIMSWAFVTYLTIKGLKKIWPSIVDVLVFLPDEKKPSFLIASVFGLIVAGAVYIILKKTVANRATNLHNTRDSINLLFTVPLIFAAALLSFAHGANDVANAIGPLAAINDAVITGGISAQAGIPIWVMSVGALGIALGLALYGPKLIRTVGSEITELDQMRAFSVAIAAAITVIIASQLGLPVSSTHIALGGIFGVGFLREYLATTGPKEILVKQQTNIEDEKRVLKAYSSELKRLEDKADKTKADYERIVDLYKAIDHEEDKIKRTKKHIKSIEKVKYVKRDAIKKIIAAWVITVPASAVLSAAIFFMIKGIVL
- the ppk2 gene encoding polyphosphate kinase 2, which gives rise to MLENKTVEIDGNTISLDELINTYREAKSEKKSEIKRRNEQELKPYQAELIKLQRHLEDTNQKMIILFEGRDAAGKGGTIRRVTRYMNEKHYRVVALGKPTEEQRTQWYYQKYISHFPRGGEIVLFDRSWYNRAMVESVFGFCTKKEYDDFMKGVKGFEKDLTRQGVILIKLYFSVTKDEQARRFERRKTDPLRQWKLSEIDVQAQDRWDDFTETKYDMIKQTHSHNAPWTIIRSNDKHQARLEALKVIVNSINYESRDVNLDYTLNPDIVISGAREIEIMDAQRTSSGKFIG
- the ppk2 gene encoding polyphosphate kinase 2; translated protein: MEKIKKNKSKSITKKNADKVQIWVKKETLAYEKELKKLQVELLKFQNHVKDKGLKILMIFEGRDAAGKGGTIKRITEHLNPRGARVVALEKPSNIETSQWYFQRYVKHLPSAGEIVFFDRSWYNRAMVEPVMDFCSERQHHKFLRDVPGFEQMIVDEDIQIFKFYFSVSKEEQARRFKARETDPLKQYKFSSVDEKSQELWNEYSLAKYMMLSATHTEAAPWTIVKSDNKKKARINCIKHILNFVDYPDKIDKKDIKVDCDIIVYGSDEAISMERAFKFSHNK